The Hymenobacter sp. 5317J-9 genome has a window encoding:
- a CDS encoding M1 family metallopeptidase, with translation MIRPLLGLLLAAGLAAPAAAQTTPLYQPRDIQRAFQKGTRAMDGRPGPNYWQNRARYNITVQAAPPARDIRGRETITYFNNSPDTLRQVVLRIIQNIHKPGASRDGDASPDYLTSGVVIDTLLVGGQLKPMPANLGTAPGVRLPKPLAPHDSVKFAVAWHYPISVESGREGMIDPTTYFLAYFYPRIAVYDDYAGWDRLPFVDSKEFYNDFNDYTLRVQAPANYIVWATGTLQNPDQVLQKAAAKRLKQSMTSDKVIHVATAADLAKKSITNQQAMNTWVWTAKDISDVTVGLSDHYVWDAASVVVDAKAKRRASMQAAYADSTVDFRESVKNGQFALGWFSDPKNWPGIPYPFPKMTAFQGFADMEYPMMVNDSPQKDPKFAQFVQDHEIAHTYFPFYMGINESRYAYMDEGWATTFERLINTAENGAATADEFYKQFRVSRWINDRSTAEDLPIITPSSELRAGYGNNAYGKPSLSYFALKDMLGDDLFKKSLHEYMARWHGKHPIPWDYFNSMSSASGQDLNWFFQNWFFTNNYIDLAVGAVNGTTLTVQNIGGFAVPFDVVVEYADGSKATLHQSPAVWQANQRLATITLPKAAKTVALQGGIFMDANEKDNTWAQR, from the coding sequence ATGATTCGACCCTTACTTGGCCTGCTGCTCGCGGCGGGCCTGGCCGCCCCCGCCGCCGCCCAAACCACCCCGCTGTATCAGCCCCGCGACATTCAGCGGGCCTTTCAGAAAGGCACCCGCGCCATGGACGGCCGCCCCGGCCCCAACTACTGGCAGAACCGCGCCCGCTACAACATCACGGTGCAGGCCGCGCCGCCGGCCCGCGACATCCGCGGCCGCGAAACCATCACCTACTTCAACAACAGCCCCGACACGCTGCGCCAGGTGGTGCTGCGCATCATCCAGAACATTCACAAGCCCGGCGCCTCGCGCGACGGCGACGCCTCGCCCGACTACCTCACCTCGGGCGTGGTGATTGACACCTTGCTGGTGGGCGGCCAACTCAAGCCGATGCCGGCCAACCTGGGCACCGCGCCGGGCGTGCGCCTGCCCAAGCCCCTGGCCCCGCACGACTCGGTGAAGTTTGCCGTGGCCTGGCACTACCCCATTTCGGTGGAAAGCGGCCGCGAGGGCATGATTGACCCCACCACCTACTTCCTGGCCTACTTCTACCCGCGCATTGCGGTGTATGACGACTACGCCGGCTGGGACCGGCTGCCCTTTGTGGACAGCAAGGAGTTCTACAACGATTTCAACGATTACACCCTGCGCGTGCAGGCGCCGGCCAACTACATTGTGTGGGCCACCGGCACGCTGCAAAACCCCGACCAGGTGCTGCAAAAAGCCGCCGCCAAGCGCCTGAAGCAGTCGATGACCAGCGACAAGGTGATTCACGTGGCCACGGCCGCCGATTTGGCCAAGAAAAGCATCACCAACCAGCAGGCGATGAACACCTGGGTCTGGACCGCGAAGGACATTTCGGACGTGACCGTGGGCCTGAGCGACCATTACGTGTGGGACGCCGCCAGCGTGGTAGTGGATGCCAAAGCCAAGCGCCGCGCCAGCATGCAGGCCGCCTACGCCGACTCCACGGTCGATTTCCGTGAGTCGGTGAAGAACGGGCAGTTTGCCCTGGGCTGGTTTTCGGACCCGAAGAACTGGCCGGGCATCCCCTACCCCTTCCCCAAGATGACGGCTTTCCAGGGCTTTGCCGATATGGAATACCCCATGATGGTGAACGACAGCCCGCAGAAGGACCCCAAGTTTGCGCAGTTTGTGCAGGACCACGAAATCGCGCACACCTACTTCCCCTTCTACATGGGCATCAACGAGAGCCGCTACGCCTATATGGACGAAGGCTGGGCCACCACGTTTGAGCGCCTCATCAACACCGCCGAAAACGGCGCCGCCACCGCCGACGAGTTCTACAAGCAGTTCCGGGTGAGCCGCTGGATAAACGACCGCAGCACCGCCGAGGACTTGCCCATCATCACGCCCAGCAGCGAGCTGCGCGCCGGCTACGGCAACAACGCCTACGGCAAGCCCTCGCTCAGCTACTTCGCCCTGAAAGACATGCTCGGCGACGACCTATTCAAGAAGAGCCTGCACGAGTACATGGCCCGCTGGCACGGCAAGCACCCCATTCCGTGGGACTATTTCAACTCGATGAGCAGCGCCTCGGGCCAGGACCTCAACTGGTTTTTCCAGAACTGGTTTTTCACCAATAACTACATCGACCTGGCCGTGGGCGCTGTGAATGGCACCACCCTCACGGTGCAAAACATCGGCGGCTTCGCCGTGCCTTTCGACGTGGTGGTGGAATACGCCGACGGCAGCAAGGCCACCCTGCACCAGTCGCCGGCCGTGTGGCAGGCCAACCAGCGTCTGGCCACCATCACCCTGCCCAAAGCCGCCAAAACCGTGGCCCTGCAAGGTGGCATCTTCATGGATGCCAACGAGAAAGACAACACCTGGGCACAGCGCTAA
- a CDS encoding FAD-dependent oxidoreductase: MFSLTPDRSAVLQALADTFIPPLPDGSPSGSAGVNLDKLQDAIREQPEGAQAEFGKLLDLLEKPLLGLTWFGPLKPFRKLEPAQREQLLQSWASSNVPQLRKGFQALRKLCTLLYYGGSMAAVPAAWGRLGYPGPDEKPVDTPKPIRTLRPTEATTYECDVLVIGSGAGGGVVAGELAQAGQDVLVLEKGPYCHGCDFTQREVDMLGKLYDAKGTLSTQDGSIGILAGACLGGGTTVNWAGAFRTPDYVLQEWAREHDAPHFTTLEFKESLNAVARTIGVNTNYTRHNGQNQALWDGSTKLGQEVKLIPRNEKGLSDSDTHFRSLGYTTLGDAHGIKQGTLNTYLLTAFEHGARILADTKVDRVTIANGRATGAEAVHTTEKGQQIRIIVKAKRVVVAGGAIQTPALLLRSGLKHPHLGRHLHLHPTVVVGARYPQAMNSWHGPSMSVVNDTYTQLHGTNFGAKLETPPTHPGLLSMVLPWLSGQQHHELLRDASHLGSFIVLTRDRDGGRVTIDKNGASLIDYALSDFDRANMLEGVRAAAHIHVAAGATQVYLPHGTLPTLHAKDGVLQNPEVLDKLPHLSWKSNQFGLYSAHQMSTCRMGGDAATHPLKLNGETVEVHNLFVADGSAFPACSGVNPMLTIMALAHFTAQGMKAGRSVEARAEVV; the protein is encoded by the coding sequence ATGTTCTCGCTCACGCCCGACCGTTCCGCCGTTCTGCAAGCTCTTGCTGACACCTTTATCCCGCCGCTGCCGGACGGCAGCCCTTCCGGCTCTGCGGGCGTGAACCTAGACAAGTTGCAGGACGCCATTCGGGAGCAGCCCGAGGGCGCGCAGGCGGAATTTGGCAAGCTGCTCGACCTGCTGGAAAAGCCGCTGCTGGGCCTGACGTGGTTCGGGCCGCTCAAGCCCTTCCGCAAGCTGGAGCCCGCGCAGCGCGAGCAGCTGCTGCAAAGCTGGGCCAGCTCCAACGTGCCGCAGCTGCGCAAGGGCTTTCAGGCGCTGCGTAAGCTGTGCACGCTGCTGTACTACGGTGGCAGCATGGCCGCTGTGCCGGCGGCCTGGGGCCGCCTGGGCTACCCCGGCCCCGACGAGAAGCCCGTGGACACGCCCAAGCCCATTCGCACCCTGCGGCCCACCGAGGCCACCACCTACGAGTGCGATGTGCTGGTGATTGGCAGCGGCGCGGGCGGCGGTGTGGTGGCCGGCGAACTGGCCCAGGCCGGGCAGGATGTGCTGGTGCTTGAAAAGGGCCCCTACTGCCACGGCTGCGACTTTACCCAGCGCGAAGTGGACATGCTGGGCAAGCTCTATGACGCCAAAGGCACGCTGAGCACGCAGGACGGCAGCATCGGCATTCTGGCCGGCGCCTGCCTGGGCGGCGGCACCACCGTGAACTGGGCCGGCGCCTTCCGCACCCCCGACTACGTGCTGCAGGAATGGGCCCGCGAGCACGACGCGCCCCACTTCACCACGCTCGAATTCAAGGAAAGCCTCAACGCCGTGGCCCGCACCATTGGCGTGAACACCAACTACACCCGCCACAACGGCCAGAACCAGGCCCTGTGGGACGGCTCGACCAAGCTGGGCCAGGAAGTGAAGCTGATTCCGCGCAACGAAAAGGGCCTCTCCGACTCTGATACTCATTTTCGCAGCCTGGGCTACACCACGCTGGGCGACGCCCACGGCATCAAGCAGGGCACGTTGAATACGTACCTGCTCACGGCGTTCGAGCACGGCGCCCGCATTTTGGCCGACACCAAAGTTGACCGCGTGACCATTGCCAACGGCCGCGCCACCGGCGCCGAGGCCGTGCACACGACGGAGAAAGGCCAGCAAATCCGCATCATTGTAAAGGCAAAGCGCGTGGTGGTGGCCGGCGGCGCCATTCAAACACCGGCCCTGCTGCTGCGCTCCGGCCTGAAGCACCCGCACCTGGGCCGCCACCTGCACCTGCACCCCACCGTGGTGGTGGGCGCCCGCTACCCGCAGGCCATGAACTCCTGGCACGGCCCCAGCATGAGCGTGGTGAACGATACCTACACCCAGCTGCACGGCACCAACTTCGGCGCCAAGCTCGAAACGCCTCCCACCCACCCCGGCCTGCTGAGCATGGTGCTGCCCTGGCTGTCGGGCCAGCAGCACCACGAGCTGCTGCGCGACGCCAGCCACCTGGGCTCCTTCATCGTGCTGACGCGTGACCGCGACGGCGGCCGGGTAACCATCGACAAAAACGGCGCCTCGCTGATTGACTACGCCCTTTCGGATTTCGACCGCGCCAACATGCTGGAGGGCGTGCGCGCCGCCGCCCACATTCACGTGGCGGCCGGCGCCACGCAGGTGTATTTGCCCCACGGCACGCTGCCCACGCTTCACGCCAAGGACGGTGTTTTGCAAAACCCCGAGGTGCTCGACAAGCTGCCGCACCTGAGCTGGAAGTCCAACCAGTTCGGCCTATACAGCGCCCACCAGATGAGTACCTGCCGCATGGGCGGCGATGCCGCCACGCACCCGCTCAAGCTCAACGGCGAAACCGTGGAGGTGCATAACCTCTTCGTAGCCGACGGCTCGGCCTTTCCGGCCTGCAGCGGGGTGAACCCCATGCTCACCATCATGGCGCTGGCGCATTTCACGGCGCAGGGCATGAAGGCGGGCCGCTCGGTTGAGGCCCGCGCCGAGGTGGTGTAG
- a CDS encoding SDR family oxidoreductase produces MDFQGQVVWITGASAGIGEALARAFAGQGARLVLSSRNEAELQRVQAACAPAEALVLPLDLAAPDTFAAAVAAVQARFGHIDLLVNNGGISQRSLALDTSLAVDRRLMEVDYFGPVALSKAVLPGMLARRAGRIVVISSLVGKFGTPYRSAYAAAKHALHGFFDSLRAEIYTSGVGVTIICPGFIHTGVSVNALTGDGRALGEMDEATASGLAPADFARQALRAIAQDRNEVAIGGRETWGLLLKRLAPGLFARVLRRARVR; encoded by the coding sequence ATGGATTTTCAAGGTCAGGTAGTGTGGATAACCGGCGCTTCGGCCGGCATCGGCGAGGCGCTGGCGCGGGCTTTTGCGGGGCAGGGCGCCCGCCTCGTGCTTTCGTCCCGCAACGAGGCCGAGCTGCAGCGCGTGCAAGCCGCCTGCGCCCCCGCCGAAGCCTTGGTGCTGCCCCTGGATTTGGCCGCGCCCGACACGTTTGCGGCGGCAGTGGCCGCGGTGCAGGCCCGCTTCGGGCACATTGATTTGCTGGTGAACAACGGCGGCATCAGCCAGCGCAGCCTCGCGCTGGATACTAGCCTGGCCGTGGACCGCCGCCTGATGGAAGTCGACTATTTCGGCCCGGTGGCGCTCAGCAAAGCCGTATTGCCGGGCATGCTGGCGCGGCGGGCCGGGCGCATTGTCGTCATCAGCAGCCTGGTGGGCAAGTTTGGCACGCCTTACCGCAGCGCTTACGCGGCGGCCAAGCACGCGCTGCACGGCTTTTTCGATTCCTTGCGGGCCGAGATTTACACGAGCGGCGTGGGCGTCACCATCATTTGCCCCGGCTTTATTCACACCGGCGTGTCGGTGAATGCCCTGACCGGCGACGGCCGCGCGCTGGGCGAGATGGACGAAGCCACGGCGAGCGGCCTGGCCCCCGCCGACTTTGCCCGGCAGGCTCTGCGCGCTATTGCCCAGGACCGCAACGAAGTGGCCATCGGCGGCCGCGAAACCTGGGGCCTGCTGCTGAAGCGCCTGGCCCCGGGCCTGTTTGCGCGGGTGCTGCGCCGGGCCCGGGTGCGGTAG
- a CDS encoding aldehyde dehydrogenase family protein, whose translation MQPAASELTAPAAVPAANPYQAQFDALRQRAPALRQEGVAARRARLQKLQDWLHAHRAEIQQALYADFRKPSAETDLTEIWTSLVELKHTSKHLKKWMAPRPVGTNLALLGTRSWVQVEPKGVVLIISPWNYPFYLAVGPLISAIAAGNAVLIKPAEQTPATSALLLQLVEELFRPDEVLLVQGDKEVATDLLKLPWDHIFFTGSPEVGKIVMRAAAQHLSGLTLELGGKNPAVVDETANLRDAAEKIVWGKFLNNGQTCVAPDYLLVQENVQPALLRELTAAIERAYNPTGAGIERSESLARIVNQHHFARLAGLLEDAQTRGATVAAGGTVDALQNYIEPTLLTNVPAGARVLEEEIFGPLLPVLTFKNIRETTAYINARLKPLAQYIFTTSAENRRYLLSTTSAGGAGVNETVLHFAHPELPTGGVGNSGLGKAHGHSGFLAFSNEKGVMRQRVGYTGIKAMYPPYTSKVQKLIGWLVKYL comes from the coding sequence ATGCAACCTGCTGCTTCTGAGCTAACCGCGCCTGCCGCTGTGCCCGCCGCCAATCCTTACCAAGCGCAGTTTGACGCGCTGCGCCAGCGAGCCCCCGCGCTGCGCCAGGAGGGAGTGGCCGCCCGCCGCGCCCGCCTGCAGAAGCTGCAGGACTGGCTGCACGCCCACCGCGCCGAGATTCAGCAGGCGCTGTATGCCGATTTCCGCAAGCCCTCGGCTGAAACGGACCTCACCGAAATCTGGACTTCACTGGTCGAACTCAAGCATACCAGCAAGCACCTGAAAAAGTGGATGGCGCCGCGCCCGGTAGGCACTAACCTGGCCTTGCTGGGCACCCGCTCCTGGGTGCAGGTCGAACCCAAGGGCGTGGTGCTCATCATCTCGCCCTGGAACTACCCGTTTTACCTGGCCGTGGGCCCGCTGATTTCGGCCATTGCCGCCGGCAACGCCGTGCTGATAAAGCCGGCCGAGCAAACGCCCGCCACCTCGGCCCTGCTGCTGCAGCTGGTGGAAGAACTGTTTCGGCCCGATGAGGTGCTGCTGGTGCAGGGCGATAAGGAAGTGGCCACCGACCTGCTGAAGCTGCCCTGGGACCACATTTTCTTCACCGGTAGCCCCGAAGTGGGCAAGATTGTGATGCGCGCCGCGGCTCAGCACCTCAGCGGCCTCACGTTGGAGCTGGGCGGCAAAAACCCCGCCGTGGTGGACGAAACCGCCAACCTGCGCGACGCGGCCGAGAAAATCGTGTGGGGCAAATTCCTCAACAACGGCCAGACCTGCGTGGCCCCCGACTACCTGCTGGTGCAGGAAAACGTGCAGCCCGCCCTGCTGCGGGAGCTCACCGCCGCCATTGAGCGGGCCTACAATCCCACCGGTGCCGGCATCGAGCGCAGTGAGTCCCTGGCCCGCATCGTGAACCAGCACCATTTTGCTCGCTTGGCGGGCCTGCTCGAAGACGCCCAGACCCGCGGCGCCACCGTGGCCGCCGGCGGCACCGTCGACGCCCTGCAGAACTACATCGAGCCCACGCTGCTCACCAACGTGCCGGCCGGCGCCCGCGTGCTGGAAGAGGAGATTTTCGGTCCGCTGCTGCCCGTGCTCACGTTTAAAAACATTCGCGAAACCACGGCGTACATCAACGCCCGGCTCAAGCCGCTGGCCCAGTACATCTTCACCACCAGCGCCGAAAACCGCCGCTACCTGCTCTCAACCACCTCGGCCGGCGGAGCGGGCGTGAACGAAACCGTGCTGCACTTCGCCCACCCCGAGCTGCCCACCGGCGGCGTAGGCAATTCAGGCCTGGGCAAGGCGCACGGGCATTCGGGCTTTCTGGCGTTCAGCAACGAGAAGGGCGTGATGCGGCAGCGCGTGGGCTACACCGGCATCAAGGCCATGTACCCGCCCTACACCAGCAAGGTGCAAAAGCTGATTGGCTGGCTGGTGAAGTACCTGTAA
- a CDS encoding phosphatase PAP2 family protein, with protein sequence MRLPAILFFSLLSAAASLARPIGATADSPGAPADTSRVMLSETMPAEHADLNDTLPHIHPRDANGRITDYTVAPGVTWHYDKPKPFRWALNIPRDLSQFPGYAFRKENKGTLMGLVVSSVGLWVADQAIIDWSQDVGRQLGLTPKSTQRTLFYVPFRIGSANLPFEFNVPDNLNSTFYYLGDGWTHLAVASSFWIYGGIKKDNRALRTSSELGEAIFSTGLVVQTLKRLTGRQSPYVATKDRGEWHLFPSYNRYQSFVPNYDAFPTGHLATAMATVTVIAENYPEYHFVRPVGYGLMGLLGYAMLNNGVHWASDYPIGIALGYGFAKIAVRNGRTRVEDAPTDPAAPGTGWVRPPKRRPWYRQGQMAPYTYGPFTGASWSLRW encoded by the coding sequence TTGCGGCTGCCTGCCATCCTGTTTTTCAGTTTATTATCTGCCGCCGCTAGTCTGGCTCGCCCGATTGGGGCAACCGCCGACTCCCCCGGCGCTCCTGCCGATACCAGCCGGGTGATGCTGAGCGAGACGATGCCCGCAGAGCATGCCGACCTCAACGACACGCTGCCGCACATTCACCCGCGCGACGCCAACGGCCGCATCACCGACTACACCGTGGCGCCCGGCGTAACCTGGCACTACGACAAGCCCAAACCCTTCCGCTGGGCACTCAACATCCCGCGCGACCTGAGCCAGTTTCCCGGCTACGCTTTCCGCAAGGAAAACAAGGGCACGCTCATGGGCCTGGTGGTGAGTTCGGTGGGCCTGTGGGTGGCCGACCAGGCCATCATCGACTGGAGCCAGGACGTGGGCCGGCAGCTGGGCCTCACGCCCAAAAGCACGCAACGCACGCTGTTCTACGTGCCTTTCCGCATCGGTTCGGCCAACCTGCCGTTCGAGTTCAACGTGCCCGACAACCTCAACAGCACCTTCTACTACCTCGGCGACGGCTGGACGCACCTGGCCGTGGCCAGCAGCTTCTGGATTTACGGCGGTATCAAGAAAGACAACCGCGCCCTGCGCACCTCCAGTGAGCTGGGCGAGGCCATTTTCAGCACCGGCCTGGTGGTGCAAACCCTCAAGCGCCTCACCGGCCGCCAGAGCCCCTACGTGGCCACCAAAGACCGGGGCGAGTGGCACCTGTTTCCGTCGTACAACCGCTACCAAAGCTTCGTGCCCAACTACGACGCTTTTCCCACCGGCCACCTGGCCACGGCCATGGCCACGGTCACGGTCATCGCCGAAAACTACCCCGAATACCACTTCGTGCGCCCCGTGGGCTACGGCCTGATGGGCCTGCTGGGCTACGCCATGCTCAACAACGGCGTGCACTGGGCCTCCGACTATCCCATCGGCATTGCGCTGGGCTACGGCTTCGCCAAAATTGCGGTGCGCAACGGCCGCACCCGCGTGGAAGACGCGCCCACCGACCCGGCCGCGCCCGGCACCGGCTGGGTGCGCCCGCCCAAGCGCCGGCCTTGGTATCGCC
- a CDS encoding Uma2 family endonuclease, with amino-acid sequence MGQSHSHRLYTPDEYFALEQQSEVRHEYFDGEVFAMAGGTKAHNLITQNITLALRAGLRGRGCQVFMEDVRLAVQESFHYTYPDVVVTCDPEDRRDPYLVRQPVLIVEVLSPSTAEYDRSRKFNQYKKIPALRHYILVSQTAWVLEWFRRDDLGQWVHTVFSDPADVLEIPELNLRLPLAEVYDDTDVAPLQLTPEPGLPR; translated from the coding sequence ATGGGACAGTCCCATTCCCACCGCCTCTACACTCCGGACGAATACTTTGCGCTGGAGCAGCAAAGCGAGGTTCGACATGAATACTTCGACGGTGAAGTATTTGCCATGGCAGGCGGCACCAAGGCCCATAACCTGATTACGCAAAATATTACGCTGGCCCTGCGAGCGGGGCTGCGCGGCCGGGGCTGCCAGGTATTTATGGAGGACGTGCGGCTGGCGGTGCAGGAATCGTTTCACTACACCTACCCCGACGTGGTGGTGACCTGCGACCCCGAGGACCGTCGCGACCCCTATCTCGTGCGGCAGCCCGTACTCATCGTGGAAGTGCTGTCGCCCTCCACGGCCGAGTATGACCGCAGTCGTAAATTCAACCAGTACAAGAAGATACCTGCACTGCGGCACTATATTCTGGTGTCGCAGACGGCGTGGGTGCTGGAGTGGTTTCGGCGCGATGACCTGGGCCAGTGGGTGCACACCGTTTTTAGCGACCCGGCCGATGTGCTGGAAATCCCGGAATTGAACCTACGCCTGCCGCTCGCCGAGGTGTACGACGACACGGACGTAGCCCCTTTGCAGCTCACGCCGGAACCGGGACTTCCACGGTAG
- a CDS encoding acyl-CoA thioesterase, with the protein MPRLIQTPETTYRVHFQDCDMMGHLNNARYFDYFLNAREDHTSEHYALNMGHLAQEQKAAWVITKHHISYLKPARQGAKVRILSQLIHFDNSNLVLEMQMRSEDGLRLLALLWSEMAYVTMPAGTRTDHANAMMNLLEDLDVEDVSYDPDGFDERVKEVRQQLKKQRRGAGADE; encoded by the coding sequence ATGCCCCGCCTCATCCAAACGCCCGAAACCACGTACCGCGTCCACTTTCAGGACTGCGACATGATGGGCCACCTCAACAACGCCCGCTACTTCGACTACTTTCTCAATGCCCGCGAAGACCACACCTCGGAGCACTACGCCCTCAACATGGGCCACCTGGCCCAGGAGCAAAAGGCCGCCTGGGTCATCACCAAGCACCACATCAGCTACCTCAAGCCGGCCCGGCAGGGCGCCAAAGTCCGCATCCTGAGCCAGCTCATTCACTTCGACAACTCCAACCTGGTGCTCGAAATGCAGATGCGCAGCGAAGACGGCCTGCGCCTGCTGGCCCTGCTCTGGTCCGAAATGGCCTACGTGACCATGCCCGCCGGCACCCGCACCGACCACGCCAACGCCATGATGAACCTGCTCGAAGACCTCGACGTGGAAGACGTCAGCTACGACCCCGACGGGTTTGATGAGCGCGTGAAAGAAGTCCGCCAGCAACTCAAGAAGCAGCGGCGCGGCGCGGGGGCCGACGAGTAA
- a CDS encoding mechanosensitive ion channel domain-containing protein produces MLSLLLWLSVLFPAAAQTTVIKEDTMAVDTATVRDDSYRLEVGYTTLSGISGQVRKVFDTRGLAEDLPDMVENLKAIQYTLKQKGEVVDLKQLQMCQLMLVTMQEQLGEWRTALSSANQQLTEMQQRLRRLPAARPRIPSPDATALALERADSALQARQQRIGGLLAKRLTKVKQLQTQVAASYIQGMELQDEVGDQMRRFGRTNIKANYPPLWEAAATPKAPADPKARKAGQYRRQIIGYYFANNWDNWAYMALIGLVFYGWVTFNYRRAKKEGLVITESFRYLRPGPVAATLVVMCSLAPVLELHPPPVYLSLLQLLLLVGLTAVFARSWPRRLFGAWLGLVAFFVWLSITNANAATGLGARWGLLGLNALAVGIGTWLLWRLRQTLQKLRFLVPVAGLFVALNALAIVCNVLGRLSLAKMFSTAGIFGLTQGVGLAVFIELFTEAFHLQVLCSRNATGGTGHFDYSTIEPQLMRLLTGLAGALWLVVFTSNLNVYNLIYGYFEHLLTAPRLLGSTEFTYGNILLFFVILYISAQLQRYIGYFFGDVGESDSVDSRQRGSWLVALRLLLVLVGFALATAATGLPLSKIAIVFGALSVGIGLGLQSIVNNLVSGIILIFERPFHVGDFIEVAGKSGRVQDIGIRSSKLLSLTGSEIILPNGDLLSQHVINWTRTNDHIRVDLSLKMTATAPEVDLQANLQTARELIQEEIKNSPYTLHNLPPEILLSSINGQVYELKILFWITNIRQEQLTKSEILAGIYRRFQAKGLQLG; encoded by the coding sequence ATGCTTTCGCTGCTGCTGTGGCTGTCGGTATTATTTCCCGCCGCTGCCCAAACCACGGTAATCAAAGAAGACACCATGGCCGTGGACACGGCCACCGTCCGCGACGATTCTTACCGCCTCGAAGTGGGCTACACCACGCTCAGCGGCATTTCGGGGCAGGTGCGCAAGGTGTTCGACACGCGCGGCCTGGCCGAAGACCTGCCCGACATGGTGGAAAACCTGAAAGCCATTCAGTACACGCTGAAGCAGAAAGGCGAAGTGGTCGACCTCAAGCAACTGCAAATGTGCCAGCTCATGCTCGTCACCATGCAGGAGCAGTTGGGCGAATGGCGCACCGCCCTGAGCAGCGCCAACCAGCAGTTGACCGAAATGCAGCAGCGCCTCAGGCGCCTGCCCGCGGCGCGGCCCCGCATCCCCAGCCCCGACGCCACCGCCCTGGCGCTGGAGCGCGCCGACTCGGCCCTACAGGCGCGGCAGCAGCGCATCGGCGGCCTGCTGGCCAAGCGGCTGACCAAGGTGAAGCAGCTGCAAACGCAGGTGGCGGCCAGCTACATCCAGGGCATGGAGCTGCAGGACGAGGTGGGCGACCAGATGCGCCGGTTTGGGCGCACCAACATCAAGGCCAACTACCCGCCGCTGTGGGAAGCCGCTGCCACTCCCAAGGCGCCGGCCGACCCCAAGGCGCGCAAAGCCGGGCAATACCGCCGCCAAATCATCGGCTACTACTTCGCCAATAATTGGGACAACTGGGCCTACATGGCGCTGATTGGACTGGTGTTCTACGGCTGGGTCACGTTCAACTACCGGCGGGCCAAAAAGGAAGGCCTGGTCATCACCGAGTCCTTCCGCTACCTGCGGCCGGGGCCAGTGGCGGCCACGCTGGTGGTGATGTGCAGCCTGGCGCCGGTGCTGGAGCTGCACCCGCCGCCCGTGTACCTGTCGCTGCTGCAGCTGTTGCTGCTGGTGGGGCTCACGGCGGTGTTTGCCCGCAGCTGGCCGCGGCGCCTGTTTGGGGCATGGTTGGGGCTGGTGGCGTTTTTTGTGTGGCTGAGCATCACCAACGCCAACGCGGCCACCGGGCTGGGCGCGCGCTGGGGGCTGCTGGGCCTGAACGCGCTGGCCGTGGGCATTGGCACGTGGCTGCTGTGGCGCCTGCGCCAGACGCTGCAGAAGCTGCGGTTTCTGGTGCCGGTGGCGGGCCTGTTTGTGGCGCTCAATGCGCTGGCCATCGTCTGCAACGTGTTGGGGCGGCTGAGCCTGGCCAAGATGTTCAGCACGGCGGGCATTTTCGGGCTCACGCAGGGCGTGGGGCTGGCCGTGTTCATCGAGCTGTTCACGGAGGCGTTTCACTTGCAGGTGCTGTGCAGCCGCAATGCCACCGGCGGCACGGGGCATTTCGACTACTCCACCATCGAGCCCCAGCTCATGCGCCTGCTCACGGGGCTGGCCGGGGCGCTATGGCTGGTGGTGTTCACCTCCAACCTCAACGTGTACAACCTCATCTACGGCTATTTTGAGCACCTGCTGACGGCGCCGCGCCTGCTGGGCAGCACCGAATTCACCTACGGCAACATCCTGCTGTTTTTCGTGATTCTCTACATATCGGCCCAGCTGCAGCGCTACATCGGCTATTTCTTCGGCGACGTGGGCGAATCTGACAGCGTCGACTCGCGGCAGCGGGGCTCGTGGCTGGTGGCGCTGCGGCTGCTGCTGGTGCTGGTGGGGTTTGCGCTGGCCACGGCGGCCACGGGCCTGCCGCTGAGCAAAATCGCCATCGTGTTTGGGGCCCTGAGCGTGGGCATCGGCCTGGGCCTGCAAAGCATCGTGAACAATCTGGTGTCGGGCATCATCCTCATTTTTGAGCGGCCCTTCCACGTCGGCGACTTTATTGAGGTCGCCGGCAAGTCGGGGCGGGTGCAGGACATCGGCATCCGCTCCAGCAAACTGCTGTCGCTCACCGGCTCCGAAATCATTTTGCCCAACGGCGACCTGCTGTCGCAGCACGTCATCAACTGGACGCGCACCAACGACCACATCCGGGTGGATTTGTCGCTGAAAATGACGGCCACGGCGCCCGAGGTCGACCTGCAAGCCAACCTGCAAACGGCCCGCGAACTCATTCAGGAGGAAATCAAAAACAGCCCCTACACCTTGCACAACCTGCCGCCCGAAATCCTGCTCAGCAGCATCAACGGGCAAGTGTACGAACTGAAAATCCTGTTCTGGATTACCAACATCCGGCAGGAGCAGCTCACCAAGAGCGAGATTCTGGCGGGCATTTACCGGCGGTTTCAGGCCAAGGGCTTGCAGTTGGGGTAG